The following coding sequences are from one Streptomyces dengpaensis window:
- the coaE gene encoding dephospho-CoA kinase, whose product MLKVGLTGGIGAGKSEVSRLLVEHGAVLIDADRIAREVVAPGTPGLAAVVEAFGEDVLAPDGSLDRPKLGSIVFADPEKLAVLNSIVHPLVGARSRALEDAASEDAVVIHDVPLLAENGLAPLYDLVIVVDASPATQLDRLIRLRGMTEEDARARMAVQAPREKRLEIADVVIDNDVPLEELERRVRDVWADLVRRASRKA is encoded by the coding sequence ATGCTGAAGGTAGGCCTGACCGGTGGGATCGGCGCCGGCAAGAGCGAAGTGTCGCGGCTGCTCGTCGAGCACGGCGCGGTGCTGATCGACGCGGACAGGATCGCGCGGGAAGTCGTCGCGCCCGGAACTCCCGGGCTCGCGGCGGTCGTCGAGGCCTTCGGCGAGGACGTGCTCGCACCGGACGGCAGCCTGGACCGGCCCAAGCTGGGCTCGATCGTGTTCGCCGACCCCGAGAAGCTCGCCGTCCTGAACTCGATCGTGCACCCCTTGGTGGGCGCCCGCTCCCGCGCGCTCGAAGACGCCGCCTCCGAGGACGCCGTCGTCATCCACGACGTTCCGCTCCTCGCGGAGAACGGTCTGGCGCCGCTGTACGACCTCGTGATCGTCGTCGACGCCAGTCCCGCGACCCAGCTCGACCGGCTCATACGGCTGCGGGGCATGACCGAAGAGGACGCCCGCGCGCGGATGGCCGTCCAGGCCCCGCGTGAGAAGCGCCTGGAGATCGCGGACGTCGTCATCGACAATGACGTACCCCTGGAGGAACTGGAGCGGCGCGTCCGGGACGTTTGGGCGGATCTCGTGCGGCGGGCGTCTCGGAAGGCCTGA
- a CDS encoding SPW_0924 family protein — protein MRALIAAATGLAVALALVLTITAMGSPAGKTSPEPLLTTVPAHP, from the coding sequence ATGCGTGCCCTCATCGCCGCCGCGACCGGTCTCGCCGTCGCGCTCGCTCTGGTGCTGACGATCACCGCCATGGGCTCACCGGCGGGCAAGACGTCACCGGAGCCGCTGCTGACGACCGTGCCCGCACACCCGTAG
- the rpsA gene encoding 30S ribosomal protein S1, whose translation MTSSTETTATTPQVAVNDIGNEEAFLAAIDETIKYFNDGDIVDGVIVKVDRDEVLLDIGYKTEGVIPSRELSIKHDVDPNEVVAVGDEIEALVLQKEDKEGRLILSKKRAQYERAWGTIEKIKEEDGIVTGTVIEVVKGGLILDIGLRGFLPASLVEMRRVRDLQPYVGKELEAKIIELDKNRNNVVLSRRAWLEQTQSEVRQTFLTTLQKGQVRSGVVSSIVNFGAFVDLGGVDGLVHVSELSWKHIDHPSEVVEVGQEVTVEVLDVDMDRERVSLSLKATQEDPWQQFARTHQIGQVVPGKVTKLVPFGAFVRVDEGIEGLVHISELAERHVEIPEQVVQVNDEIFVKVIDIDLERRRISLSLKQANESFGADPASVEFDPTLYGMAASYDDQGNYIYPEGFDPETNDWLEGYEKQREEWERQYAEAQARFEQHQAQVIKSREADAAAAAEGGDAAGAAPAASGGGSYSSESADNSGALASDEALAALREKLAGGQS comes from the coding sequence ATGACGAGCAGCACCGAGACCACCGCCACCACCCCGCAGGTTGCGGTCAACGACATCGGTAACGAGGAAGCCTTCCTCGCCGCGATCGACGAGACGATCAAGTACTTCAACGACGGCGACATCGTCGACGGCGTCATCGTGAAGGTCGACCGGGACGAGGTCCTGCTCGACATCGGTTACAAGACCGAAGGTGTCATCCCGAGCCGCGAGCTTTCGATCAAGCACGACGTCGACCCGAACGAGGTCGTGGCCGTCGGCGACGAGATCGAAGCCCTTGTTCTCCAGAAGGAGGACAAGGAAGGCCGCCTGATCCTCTCGAAGAAGCGCGCCCAGTACGAGCGTGCCTGGGGCACCATCGAGAAGATCAAGGAAGAGGACGGCATCGTCACCGGTACCGTCATCGAGGTCGTCAAGGGTGGTCTCATCCTCGACATCGGCCTCCGCGGCTTCCTGCCCGCGTCTCTCGTCGAGATGCGCCGCGTCCGCGACCTCCAGCCCTACGTGGGCAAGGAGCTCGAGGCGAAGATCATCGAGCTGGACAAGAACCGCAACAACGTGGTCCTGTCCCGCCGTGCCTGGCTGGAGCAGACCCAGTCCGAGGTCCGCCAGACGTTCCTCACCACCCTCCAGAAGGGGCAGGTCCGCTCCGGCGTCGTGTCCTCGATCGTCAACTTCGGTGCCTTCGTGGACCTGGGTGGCGTCGACGGCCTCGTGCACGTCTCCGAGCTCTCCTGGAAGCACATCGACCACCCCTCCGAGGTTGTCGAGGTCGGCCAGGAAGTCACCGTCGAGGTCCTCGACGTCGACATGGACCGCGAGCGCGTCTCCCTGTCGCTCAAGGCGACGCAGGAAGACCCGTGGCAGCAGTTCGCCCGTACGCACCAGATCGGTCAGGTCGTCCCGGGTAAGGTCACCAAGCTGGTTCCGTTCGGTGCGTTCGTCCGCGTGGACGAGGGCATCGAGGGTCTGGTCCACATCTCCGAGCTGGCCGAGCGCCACGTGGAGATCCCGGAGCAGGTCGTCCAGGTCAACGACGAGATCTTCGTCAAGGTCATCGACATCGACCTCGAGCGTCGTCGCATCAGCCTCTCGCTGAAGCAGGCCAACGAGTCCTTCGGTGCCGACCCGGCCTCGGTCGAGTTCGACCCGACCCTGTACGGCATGGCCGCGTCCTACGACGACCAGGGCAACTACATCTACCCCGAGGGCTTCGACCCCGAGACCAACGACTGGCTCGAGGGCTACGAGAAGCAGCGCGAGGAGTGGGAGCGCCAGTACGCCGAGGCGCAGGCTCGCTTCGAGCAGCACCAGGCGCAGGTCATCAAGTCCCGCGAGGCCGACGCCGCCGCGGCGGCCGAGGGCGGCGACGCGGCGGGTGCGGCTCCGGCCGCCTCCGGCGGTGGCTCGTACTCCTCGGAGTCCGCAGACAACTCCGGCGCCCTGGCGTCGGACGAGGCCCTGGCTGCCCTCCGCGAGAAGCTCGCCGGCGGCCAGAGCTGA
- a CDS encoding DUF6343 family protein produces the protein MRTGSEPTTARSALRMRFWLSVWGLIWTIAGTVAFSLAGRPGWAAACGALWLIVTVDMAMILRHIRQGPHYQPGRDVPPYEPLEPPQSRPPYRPPQHRRP, from the coding sequence ATGCGTACGGGCAGTGAACCGACGACAGCGCGCAGTGCTCTGCGGATGCGCTTCTGGCTGAGTGTCTGGGGCCTGATCTGGACGATCGCCGGGACGGTGGCGTTCTCCCTGGCGGGGCGGCCCGGATGGGCGGCCGCCTGCGGCGCGCTGTGGCTGATCGTCACCGTGGACATGGCCATGATCCTGCGGCACATCCGCCAGGGGCCGCACTACCAGCCGGGCCGCGACGTCCCGCCGTACGAGCCGCTGGAGCCGCCGCAGTCGCGGCCTCCGTACCGGCCGCCGCAGCATCGCCGTCCCTGA
- a CDS encoding tetratricopeptide repeat protein: MPETSGSTGRTPETHVIDFRAAERLLAARDPRGAVKLLDSVIAAHPENTAARLLRARAFFAAAQLRPAELEFTIVLEREPDNAFAHFALARTYERQRRPEQAKRHFRLAAALDPKPQYLEAARFDA; encoded by the coding sequence GTGCCCGAGACCAGCGGTTCAACCGGACGTACTCCGGAGACGCATGTCATCGACTTCCGTGCCGCCGAGCGACTGCTTGCCGCGCGGGACCCGCGGGGCGCGGTGAAGCTGCTCGACTCAGTCATCGCCGCGCATCCGGAGAACACGGCGGCACGGCTGCTGCGCGCGCGTGCCTTCTTTGCCGCCGCGCAACTGCGCCCCGCCGAGCTGGAGTTCACGATCGTGCTGGAGCGCGAGCCGGACAACGCGTTCGCGCACTTCGCGCTCGCCCGCACCTATGAGCGCCAACGCCGCCCCGAGCAGGCGAAGCGGCACTTCAGACTGGCGGCGGCGCTCGACCCGAAGCCGCAGTACCTGGAAGCGGCGCGCTTCGACGCGTAA
- a CDS encoding PAC2 family protein produces MLDPQGLYAWEPKGLAVVDVALAQESAGLVMLYHFDGYIDAGETGDQIVDRLLDSLPHQVVARFDHDRLVDYRARRPLLTFKRDRWTDYEEPAIEVRLVQDATGAPFLLLSGPEPDVEWERFAAAVQQIVERLGVRLSVNFSGIPMGVPHTRPVGLTPHGNRSELVPGHHSPFDEAQVPGSAESLVQYRLMEAGHDVLGIAAHVPHYIARSPYPDAALTVLESITAATGLVVPGIAHSLRNDARRTQTEIDRQIQEGDEELVALVQGLEHQYDALAGAETRGNMLAEPVDIPSADEIGREFERFLAEREGDA; encoded by the coding sequence GTGCTTGATCCGCAGGGTTTGTACGCATGGGAGCCGAAGGGCTTGGCCGTTGTCGACGTGGCGCTTGCCCAGGAGTCGGCCGGTCTTGTCATGCTCTACCACTTCGACGGATACATCGACGCGGGCGAAACCGGCGACCAGATCGTCGACCGGCTGCTCGACTCGCTGCCCCACCAGGTCGTGGCCCGCTTCGACCACGACCGGCTCGTGGACTACCGGGCCCGCCGCCCGCTGCTGACGTTCAAGCGCGACCGCTGGACCGACTACGAAGAGCCCGCCATCGAGGTGCGCCTCGTGCAGGACGCCACGGGCGCGCCCTTCCTGCTGCTCTCCGGCCCCGAGCCGGACGTCGAGTGGGAGCGCTTCGCCGCCGCCGTCCAGCAGATCGTGGAACGGCTCGGCGTCCGTCTCTCCGTGAACTTCTCCGGCATCCCCATGGGCGTCCCGCACACCCGCCCCGTGGGTCTCACCCCGCACGGCAACCGCAGCGAGCTGGTGCCCGGCCACCACAGCCCCTTCGACGAGGCGCAGGTACCCGGAAGCGCCGAGTCCCTTGTCCAGTACCGCCTCATGGAGGCCGGACACGACGTCCTGGGCATCGCGGCGCACGTGCCGCACTACATCGCCCGCTCTCCGTACCCGGACGCCGCGCTGACCGTCCTGGAGTCCATCACGGCCGCCACCGGCCTGGTCGTCCCCGGCATCGCGCACTCCCTGCGCAACGATGCGCGCCGCACGCAGACGGAGATCGACCGGCAGATCCAGGAGGGCGACGAAGAGCTCGTCGCCCTCGTCCAGGGCCTCGAGCACCAGTACGACGCCCTGGCGGGCGCCGAGACGCGGGGCAACATGCTCGCGGAGCCGGTGGACATCCCGTCGGCGGACGAGATCGGCCGGGAGTTCGAACGCTTCCTGGCGGAGCGTGAAGGCGACGCCTAG
- a CDS encoding acyltransferase domain-containing protein: protein MLPDADELPDVLLDLAVAHEHINELVALRDRLAADPEAMTLLARCVGRFIRDMGETGKAWEPPVFPVSTGALGRCFPVYVFIAALPYVRAYHRERGIPEEVSRRTLADLGRHVAVHHRRVGSPGLLFPWWIALHFHGELFQLGRLQFQRARLGRRTGQAVAAAGLGLGPGDPCLSLHITDFRGPLTPTACDRSLARAREFFARHYPDERYEVATCRSWLLDPQLKRYLSADSNIIRFQDRFEAAYEEKTPDDGVPVGFVFGDPELPVEQLPRRSSVERAVGDHLRAGGHWYGGQGWFAL, encoded by the coding sequence GTGCTTCCGGACGCGGACGAGCTGCCGGACGTCCTGCTCGACCTGGCCGTGGCCCATGAGCACATCAATGAACTCGTCGCGCTGCGCGACCGTTTGGCGGCGGACCCGGAGGCGATGACGCTCCTCGCACGCTGCGTCGGCCGCTTCATACGGGACATGGGGGAGACGGGAAAGGCCTGGGAGCCGCCCGTGTTCCCCGTGTCGACGGGGGCGCTCGGACGCTGCTTCCCCGTGTACGTCTTCATCGCGGCGCTTCCCTACGTGCGCGCGTATCACCGTGAGCGCGGCATCCCCGAGGAGGTGTCCCGGCGCACCCTCGCCGACCTCGGCCGGCATGTGGCCGTGCACCACAGACGGGTCGGCTCGCCCGGACTGCTGTTCCCCTGGTGGATCGCCCTGCACTTCCACGGTGAGCTGTTCCAGCTCGGCCGACTGCAGTTCCAGCGGGCACGGCTCGGCCGGCGCACGGGCCAGGCCGTCGCGGCGGCCGGCCTGGGCCTGGGCCCCGGCGACCCCTGCCTGAGCCTGCACATAACCGACTTCCGAGGCCCCCTGACGCCCACCGCCTGCGACCGTTCGCTCGCGCGGGCACGGGAGTTCTTCGCCCGCCACTACCCCGACGAGCGCTACGAGGTCGCCACCTGCCGCTCCTGGCTGCTCGACCCGCAGCTCAAGCGGTATCTGTCCGCCGACTCCAACATCATCCGCTTCCAGGACCGCTTCGAGGCCGCGTACGAGGAGAAGACCCCCGACGACGGAGTGCCCGTCGGCTTCGTCTTCGGCGATCCGGAGCTGCCGGTGGAGCAACTGCCGCGGCGCAGCAGCGTCGAGCGGGCGGTGGGGGACCATCTGCGCGCGGGCGGCCACTGGTACGGAGGGCAGGGTTGGTTCGCGCTGTGA
- a CDS encoding DUF3592 domain-containing protein: MVVLAALTALGGLVALLAGAYGLRQTRRIRAAGRVTEALVKPPQPGSERPLLQFETADGRVVEVVSPVPRSRRRPLTEGGHIRLFYDVDDPRETVLLGSERAASDRAFVVVGAALIVLEIALAVFGPR, from the coding sequence GTGGTCGTACTCGCGGCGTTGACCGCCCTGGGCGGTCTGGTGGCCCTGCTGGCAGGGGCGTACGGCCTGCGGCAGACGCGGCGCATCCGCGCGGCGGGACGGGTGACCGAGGCGCTGGTGAAGCCGCCGCAGCCGGGGTCGGAGCGGCCGCTGCTGCAGTTCGAGACGGCGGACGGACGCGTCGTCGAGGTCGTCTCGCCGGTGCCGCGCAGCCGTCGCCGACCGCTCACCGAGGGCGGTCACATACGCCTGTTCTACGACGTCGACGATCCCCGCGAGACGGTGCTGCTCGGCAGCGAGCGCGCCGCATCGGACCGGGCTTTCGTGGTGGTCGGCGCGGCGCTGATCGTGCTGGAGATCGCGCTCGCGGTGTTCGGCCCTCGATGA
- a CDS encoding class I SAM-dependent methyltransferase produces the protein MRIEKRQGHEGTGPGAITPDGCAVELYARLPVKDEPDIITAAVPAGAHILELGSGAGRMTHPLLERGFTVTAVDESAEMLVRVRGARTIRSTIEDVDLGETFDVVMLASFLVHTGDIAARRALLKTCARHVADDGCVLIQREGEDWHTNVPRERVDPSGFTARIVSAEPVGDGVNSVYAEYEFPDATWTQTFLSRPLTKDEFEGALAEAGLRVDRYLTEDGVWVRAVRTDS, from the coding sequence ATGAGGATCGAGAAGCGTCAGGGACACGAGGGAACCGGACCCGGTGCCATCACACCGGACGGCTGCGCGGTCGAGCTCTACGCACGCCTGCCCGTCAAGGACGAGCCGGACATCATCACCGCGGCGGTGCCCGCGGGCGCGCACATCCTGGAACTGGGCAGCGGGGCCGGCCGCATGACCCACCCCCTCCTGGAGCGCGGGTTCACGGTCACAGCCGTGGACGAGTCGGCCGAGATGCTGGTGCGCGTCCGCGGGGCGCGCACCATACGCAGCACGATCGAGGACGTGGACCTGGGCGAGACGTTCGACGTGGTGATGCTCGCGTCGTTCCTCGTGCACACCGGTGACATAGCGGCACGGCGAGCACTGCTGAAGACGTGCGCCCGCCATGTCGCCGACGACGGCTGCGTGCTGATCCAACGCGAGGGCGAGGACTGGCACACGAACGTGCCTCGCGAACGGGTCGACCCCTCCGGCTTCACCGCACGCATCGTCTCTGCGGAGCCGGTGGGCGACGGGGTGAACTCGGTCTACGCGGAGTACGAGTTCCCGGACGCCACCTGGACCCAGACCTTCCTCTCCCGCCCGTTGACGAAGGACGAGTTCGAGGGGGCGCTGGCGGAGGCGGGGTTGAGGGTGGACCGGTATCTGACGGAGGACGGGGTGTGGGTGAGGGCGGTGAGGACCGATTCATAG
- a CDS encoding DUF3068 domain-containing protein: MRRKASLILLAFAVFLTALSPLLRWYAFPRLAKIPANQYQDMVLEAKDPVLLDYGTMKARKVPKVTIVQTLKGNVEASEKIERTAGRDVVVWDSLSYVQGPDGKMVSKLPERYIFDAHSQEPVHATGEMVDGDPVTREGIEFKWPFLTEKRDYEYFDAQTRTAAPIHYKGTQNFRGVEVYYFEQTIPWTKVALPKIMPVQGITPQSVAKTGTTRWYTTVRKFWVEPVTGAPVYGEEIHKEELRGGTLLGDRDKVTAFAGHVKMREDYITYTLDLVKSNRTLVLLMTSYLPWGFLLLGTALLSLSLYLEARSRRPGDPATAETVEPEPVNA; encoded by the coding sequence ATGCGCCGCAAGGCAAGCCTGATCCTGCTCGCCTTCGCCGTGTTCCTCACGGCGCTGTCCCCGCTGCTGCGCTGGTACGCCTTCCCGCGTCTGGCGAAGATCCCCGCCAATCAGTACCAGGACATGGTCCTGGAGGCGAAGGACCCGGTCCTCCTCGACTACGGCACCATGAAGGCCAGGAAGGTCCCCAAGGTCACCATCGTGCAGACCCTCAAAGGCAACGTCGAGGCCTCCGAGAAGATCGAGAGGACCGCGGGCCGGGACGTCGTCGTCTGGGACTCCCTCTCCTACGTCCAGGGCCCCGACGGCAAGATGGTCTCCAAGCTCCCCGAGCGCTACATCTTCGACGCGCACAGCCAGGAACCCGTGCACGCCACGGGCGAAATGGTCGACGGCGATCCGGTCACCCGCGAGGGCATCGAGTTCAAGTGGCCCTTCCTGACGGAGAAGCGGGACTACGAGTACTTCGACGCGCAGACGCGGACGGCGGCCCCCATCCACTACAAGGGCACCCAGAACTTCCGCGGAGTCGAGGTCTACTACTTCGAGCAGACCATCCCCTGGACCAAGGTTGCTCTGCCCAAGATCATGCCCGTCCAGGGCATCACCCCGCAGTCGGTCGCCAAGACGGGCACCACCCGCTGGTACACCACGGTCCGCAAGTTCTGGGTGGAACCGGTCACCGGAGCGCCCGTCTACGGCGAGGAGATCCACAAGGAGGAACTCCGCGGCGGCACGCTGCTCGGCGACCGCGACAAGGTGACGGCATTCGCCGGCCACGTGAAGATGCGCGAGGACTACATCACGTACACGCTCGACCTGGTCAAGTCCAACCGCACCCTGGTCCTGCTGATGACGTCGTACCTCCCGTGGGGCTTCCTGCTCCTGGGCACGGCCCTGCTGTCCCTGTCCCTGTACCTGGAGGCCCGGAGCAGGCGTCCGGGCGACCCGGCGACTGCGGAGACCGTGGAACCGGAACCGGTCAACGCCTGA
- a CDS encoding ATP-dependent RNA helicase: protein MIRYDALDALPVRGALPGLHDALEGEGSVVLVAPPGTGKTTLVPLALAGLLDDGRPVRRVVVAEPRRIAARAAARRMAWLLGEKVGESVGYTVRGERVVGRHARVEVVTTGVLLQRLQRDQELAGVDVVVLDECHERHLDADTVAAFLLDVRAALRPELRLVAASATTDAEGWARLLGDAPVIEAQGVSHPVEVVWAPPVRPVRPPHGMRVDPALLTHVASLVRRALAEREGDVLCFLPGVGEIARVAGQLGDLGPVQVLQVHGRAPAAVQDAVLSPGTGRRVVLATAVAESSLTVPGVRVVVDSGLAREPRVDHARGLSALTTVRASQAAGRQRAGRAGREAPGAVYRCWTEAEDARLVRFPAPEIKVADLTAFALQAACWGDPDATGLALLDLPPGGAMAAARAVLSAIGAVDSAGRATERGVRMSRLGLHPRLARALLDATPAIGANRAAEVVALLSEEPPREYGDDLAAAWRTARRGGDAYATRWRTEARRLRTASAPTPTGQSHAQPPAQDRLPGEPSAEALGGDGLAAGDVAVTGAGEVGGAGTVGESRPARDGRPVGGAGTVGETPPARQGGPVGGAGPRVGGSAGAGDDQVVGLVAALAFPERVARAQGGSYLMVNGTRADVGDGSALRGAPWLAVAVADRPVGAGHARVRLGAVVDEDTARRASAPLHAEGDEVRWADGDVVARRVERLGAVELAVRPVKDGGSGLVRDALLDGLREDGLGLLRWSPDAEVLRRRLAFLHLHLGTPWPDVSDDALHARVDEWLEPELGRARRRADLARIDAGQALTRLLPWATGDATRLDELAPERIEVPSGSRIRIDYGDPGQPVLAVKLQEMFGLHESPAVAGVPVLVHLLSPAGRPAAVTADLASFWRDGYKAVRAELRGRYPKHPWPEDPATAEPTRHTNARLRR, encoded by the coding sequence GTGATCCGTTACGACGCCCTGGACGCGCTGCCCGTGCGCGGTGCCCTGCCCGGTCTGCACGACGCTCTGGAGGGCGAGGGCAGCGTGGTGCTCGTGGCGCCGCCCGGTACCGGCAAGACCACCCTTGTGCCACTGGCGCTCGCCGGACTTCTCGACGACGGGCGGCCGGTGCGCCGGGTCGTCGTCGCCGAGCCGCGGCGGATCGCTGCCCGTGCCGCCGCGCGGCGGATGGCGTGGCTGCTCGGCGAGAAGGTCGGCGAGAGCGTCGGCTACACCGTGCGCGGGGAGCGGGTGGTCGGCCGGCACGCGCGCGTGGAGGTCGTCACCACCGGTGTCCTGCTGCAGCGCCTCCAGCGGGACCAGGAACTCGCGGGCGTGGACGTGGTTGTGCTCGACGAGTGCCATGAGCGGCATCTGGACGCCGACACCGTGGCCGCCTTCCTGTTGGACGTACGGGCCGCTCTCCGCCCCGAGCTGCGGCTGGTAGCGGCGTCCGCGACGACGGATGCGGAAGGCTGGGCCCGGCTGCTGGGCGACGCGCCGGTAATCGAGGCGCAAGGGGTCTCGCATCCGGTCGAGGTGGTCTGGGCGCCGCCCGTACGGCCTGTACGGCCACCGCACGGGATGCGGGTGGACCCGGCGCTGCTGACGCATGTGGCGTCGCTGGTGCGGCGGGCGCTGGCCGAGCGTGAGGGGGATGTGCTGTGCTTCCTGCCCGGGGTCGGGGAGATCGCTCGGGTGGCCGGTCAGCTGGGGGACCTGGGTCCGGTCCAGGTGCTCCAGGTGCACGGGCGGGCACCGGCGGCCGTGCAGGACGCGGTGCTGTCTCCGGGGACCGGCCGCCGGGTGGTGCTGGCCACCGCCGTGGCGGAGTCGTCGCTGACGGTTCCCGGAGTGCGGGTGGTCGTCGACTCCGGGCTCGCGCGGGAGCCGCGGGTGGACCACGCGCGCGGGCTGAGCGCGCTGACGACCGTACGGGCATCGCAGGCGGCCGGGCGGCAGCGGGCGGGACGGGCCGGGCGTGAGGCGCCCGGAGCGGTGTACCGGTGCTGGACGGAGGCGGAGGACGCCCGTCTGGTCCGCTTCCCCGCGCCGGAGATCAAGGTGGCCGACCTGACGGCGTTCGCCCTCCAGGCGGCCTGCTGGGGCGATCCGGACGCGACGGGCCTGGCGCTGCTCGACTTGCCGCCGGGTGGGGCGATGGCGGCGGCGCGCGCCGTGCTGTCGGCCATCGGCGCGGTCGACTCGGCGGGGAGGGCCACCGAGCGGGGCGTCCGCATGTCCCGGCTGGGCCTGCACCCGCGCCTCGCCCGGGCCCTGCTGGACGCGACCCCTGCGATCGGCGCCAACCGTGCTGCCGAGGTGGTCGCCCTCCTGAGCGAGGAGCCGCCCCGCGAGTACGGCGACGACCTCGCGGCAGCCTGGCGCACCGCCCGTCGCGGCGGCGACGCCTACGCGACCCGCTGGCGCACAGAGGCAAGGCGCCTGCGCACCGCGTCGGCACCCACGCCTACGGGGCAGAGCCATGCGCAGCCACCCGCGCAGGACCGTCTCCCCGGGGAACCGAGCGCCGAGGCTCTCGGCGGGGATGGGCTGGCGGCGGGGGACGTGGCCGTGACGGGGGCCGGGGAGGTGGGCGGTGCCGGGACAGTAGGCGAAAGCCGGCCCGCACGCGACGGCAGGCCGGTCGGCGGTGCCGGGACAGTGGGCGAAACCCCGCCCGCGCGCCAGGGCGGGCCGGTCGGCGGTGCCGGGCCCCGGGTGGGTGGATCGGCCGGTGCTGGGGATGACCAGGTCGTTGGGCTGGTCGCCGCTCTCGCGTTCCCCGAGCGGGTCGCTCGGGCGCAGGGTGGGTCCTATCTCATGGTGAACGGCACGCGCGCGGACGTCGGAGACGGTTCCGCTCTGCGGGGTGCGCCCTGGCTGGCTGTCGCCGTGGCCGATCGCCCCGTGGGTGCCGGGCACGCGCGCGTGCGCCTCGGGGCCGTGGTGGACGAGGACACGGCGCGGCGGGCCTCGGCGCCGTTGCACGCCGAGGGCGACGAGGTCCGCTGGGCCGACGGCGACGTCGTCGCCCGGCGGGTCGAGCGGCTCGGGGCGGTGGAGCTGGCGGTGCGGCCGGTCAAGGACGGCGGCTCCGGCCTCGTACGAGACGCGTTGCTCGACGGGTTGCGGGAGGACGGGCTCGGTCTGTTGCGGTGGTCCCCCGACGCCGAGGTGCTGCGCCGGCGGCTCGCCTTTCTCCATCTGCACCTGGGCACCCCCTGGCCCGACGTCTCCGACGACGCGCTCCACGCGCGCGTGGACGAGTGGCTGGAGCCGGAGCTCGGCCGGGCCCGGCGGCGGGCCGATCTGGCGCGCATCGACGCCGGGCAGGCGCTGACCCGGCTGCTGCCCTGGGCCACAGGGGACGCGACCCGTCTGGACGAACTCGCACCCGAGCGGATCGAGGTGCCCAGTGGGTCCAGAATCCGGATCGACTACGGCGATCCCGGACAGCCGGTCCTCGCCGTCAAGCTGCAGGAGATGTTCGGCCTCCACGAGTCCCCGGCCGTCGCCGGCGTACCCGTACTCGTCCATCTCCTCTCCCCCGCCGGACGCCCCGCCGCCGTCACCGCGGACCTCGCCTCCTTCTGGAGGGACGGCTACAAGGCCGTACGGGCCGAGTTGCGAGGGCGGTACCCCAAGCATCCATGGCCCGAGGATCCCGCTACCGCCGAGCCGACGCGGCACACCAACGCGCGGCTCAGGCGTTGA
- a CDS encoding class I SAM-dependent methyltransferase, with amino-acid sequence MREGAHPGRIAAFPAQDLSHEATRTVGRPCRDTPRRVARKSTTREPIIQEHEPFEPEATRRDAGDTESSCASRGWWDRNADEYQIEHGTFLGDDRFVWGPEGLDEVEAELLGPPEDLKGKDVLEIGAGAAQCSRWLIRQGARPVALDLSHRQLQHALRIGGVPLVEADAGALPFADGSFDLACSAYGALPFVADPVRVLREVHRVLRPGGRFVFSVTHPIRWAFPDEPGPEGLSVSASYFDRTPYVEQDEEGHAVYVEHHRTIGDRVRDVVAGGFRLLDLVEPEWPAWNTQEWGGWSPLRGNLIPGTAIFVCERE; translated from the coding sequence ATGCGCGAAGGCGCACACCCGGGGCGGATCGCCGCATTCCCGGCACAAGACCTGTCTCACGAGGCCACGCGGACGGTAGGACGCCCCTGCCGCGACACACCGAGACGGGTTGCACGGAAGAGTACGACGAGGGAGCCGATCATCCAAGAGCACGAACCGTTCGAACCGGAAGCCACCCGACGCGACGCGGGCGACACGGAGAGTTCCTGTGCCAGCCGGGGCTGGTGGGACCGGAACGCGGACGAGTACCAGATCGAGCACGGCACCTTCCTCGGGGACGACCGCTTCGTGTGGGGTCCCGAGGGCCTCGACGAGGTGGAGGCCGAGCTGCTCGGCCCGCCGGAGGACCTCAAGGGCAAGGACGTCCTGGAGATCGGCGCCGGGGCGGCCCAGTGCTCGCGCTGGCTGATCCGCCAGGGAGCCCGCCCGGTGGCCCTGGACCTCTCCCACCGCCAGCTCCAGCACGCGCTGCGCATCGGCGGCGTGCCCCTGGTGGAGGCCGACGCCGGCGCCCTGCCGTTCGCCGACGGCTCCTTCGACCTGGCGTGCTCGGCGTACGGCGCGCTGCCGTTCGTCGCCGACCCGGTCCGTGTCCTGCGGGAGGTGCACCGGGTGCTGCGCCCCGGCGGCCGCTTCGTCTTCTCGGTGACCCACCCGATCCGCTGGGCCTTCCCGGACGAGCCGGGCCCCGAGGGGCTGAGCGTGTCCGCCTCGTACTTCGACCGGACTCCGTACGTGGAGCAGGACGAGGAGGGCCACGCGGTGTACGTCGAGCACCACCGCACGATCGGCGACCGCGTCCGCGACGTCGTGGCCGGCGGCTTCCGCCTCCTCGACCTCGTCGAGCCGGAGTGGCCCGCCTGGAACACCCAGGAATGGGGCGGCTGGTCCCCGCTGCGCGGGAATCTGATACCCGGGACGGCGATCTTTGTGTGCGAGCGGGAATGA